A DNA window from Danio aesculapii chromosome 14, fDanAes4.1, whole genome shotgun sequence contains the following coding sequences:
- the egr1 gene encoding early growth response protein 1, producing the protein MAAAKTEMLLPALQISDPLSFPHSPTDNYPKLEEMIMLNSAGTPFLNATAPEGAVFGSGEPGEQFDHLAGDTLSEISMEKPLSDQTYSTQRLPPISYTGRFTLEPATNCSNSLWAEPLFSLVSGLVGINPPPASIPSSTSQATHPSSSSTSSIPSSSSSSTSSASLSCSVHQSEPNPIYSAAPTYSSASPDIFPESGPNFSTTVGTSLQYSSSTYPSAKTCNPSFSVPMIPDYLFTQQQSEISLVPPDQKPIQTQAGQQPALTPLHTIKAFATQTGSQDLKSVYQSQLIKPSRMRKYPNRPSKTPPHERPYACPVDTCDRRFSRSDELTRHIRIHTGQKPFQCRICMRNFSRSDHLTTHIRTHTGEKPFACEICGRKFARSDERKRHTKIHMRQKDKKAEKGATAAVQSSVSNVSISASSPVSSYPSPITSYPSPVSSFPSPVNSCYSSPVHTSYPSPSIATTYPSATSTFQTQVATSFPTSVASNIYSSPVTTPLSDMQSTLSPRTADIC; encoded by the exons ATGGCTGCAGCCAAGACAGAGATGCTCCTGCCTGCTCTGCAGATCTCCGACCCCTTGAGCTTCCCTCACTCCCCCACGGATAACTACCCCAAGTTGGAGGAGATGATCATGCTGAACTCTGCAGGGACCCCCTTTCTCAATGCCACAGCACCTGAAGGCGCTGTTTTTGGCTCGGGGGAGCCCGGGGAGCAGTTTGATCACCTTGCTGGAG ATACGCTTTCAGAAATTTCCATGGAGAAACCTCTGTCAGATCAGACCTACTCCACCCAACGGCTGCCCCCCATATCTTACACAGGCCGTTTCACCCTCGAACCTGCCACCAACTGCAGTAACAGTCTATGGGCTGAGCCTCTGTTCAGCCTGGTGAGTGGGCTGGTGGGCATCAACCCACCCCCTGCCTCCATCCCGTCCTCAACCTCTCAGGCAACTCACCCCTCTTCCTCTTCCACGTCTTCCATCCCCTCTTCGTCCTCGTCATCCACATCCAGCGCCAGCTTGAGCTGCTCCGTCCACCAGAGTGAGCCCAACCCCATCTATTCGGCAGCTCCCACCTACTCCAGTGCCAGCCCAGACATCTTCCCTGAGTCTGGCCCTAACTTCTCAACCACGGTGGGCACCTCACTGCAGTACTCCTCATCAACATATCCCAGTGCCAAGACCTGTAACCCCAGCTTCTCTGTGCCAATGATCCCCGACTACCTGTTTACGCAGCAGCAGAGTGAGATCAGCCTGGTGCCACCCGATCAGAAGCCCATCCAGACACAAGCGGGTCAGCAGCCCGCCCTGACGCCGCTGCACACCATCAAGGCCTTTGCAACCCAAACGGGTTCTCAGGACCTGAAAAGCGTCTACCAGTCTCAGCTCATCAAGCCCAGTCGCATGCGCAAGTATCCTAACCGACCAAGCAAGACACCACCCCACGAGCGCCCCTACGCATGCCCTGTGGATACCTGTGACCGTCGCTTCTCACGCTCAGACGAGCTGACGCGTCACATCCGCATCCACACCGGACAGAAGCCCTTCCAGTGCAGGATCTGCATGCGCAACTTCAGCCGCAGTGACCACCTGACAAcccacattcgcacacacacaggcGAGAAGCCCTTTGCCTGCGAGATCTGTGGCCGCAAGTTCGCCCGCAGTGATGAGCGCAAGCGCCACACTAAGATCCACATGCGGCAGAAGGACAAGAAAGCAGAGAAAGGTGCCACTGCTGCAGTGCAGAGCTCAGTTTCAAATGTTTCCATCTCAGCTTCCTCACCAGTGTCCAGCTACCCCTCTCCCATCACTTCTTACCCCTCTCCAGTCTCCTCTTTCCCATCTCCAGTAAACTCCTGCTACTCGTCTCCGGTCCACACCTCCTACCCCTCCCCTTCCATTGCAACCACTTACCCCTCGGCCACCAGCACCTTCCAGACGCAGGTGGCCACTTCCTTCCCTACCTCAGTGGCCAGTAACATCTACAGTTCTCCTGTCACCACCCCACTCTCCGACATGCAGTCTACGCTTTCCCCTCGGACAGCAGACATCTGCTGA